Proteins from one Cryptomeria japonica chromosome 4, Sugi_1.0, whole genome shotgun sequence genomic window:
- the LOC131079059 gene encoding alpha pinene synthase, chloroplastic-like, with the protein MALFSVSPSVLSSCLKSPPNHHVKLSNTSLPSLSRRRLNSFINKASITSAETPIRRTGNHHPNLWDDDIIKTIQEHQYEDSHYKERAERLIAEIKDMFNEMPTAKSGKSCAENAFEHLVMVDKVQRLGIDRHFQNEITQALDYVYRYWNDCPKDLNTAALGLRILRLNRYPVSADVLRHFKGNDGQFLCSSSLSEEEKIGSILNLYRASLIAFPEENIMDEAKAFAATYLNQALEKNNISSHLLREIKYNLEYGWHGNLPRVEARNYMDIYGENRSWTELADNKEILNLAKLDFNIMQSVHRRELEPILRWWKDLDLDKVEFARHRHVEYFALACAYAIDDKYYVYRSDFAKLCALTTIVDDVYDTYGTIDEIKLFNEAVKRWDPLPPKSFPENIKIAYKAFHMGVNESAQAAEKTQGRDTLPYTLKAWEAYLNALTKEAQWIVDGYIPSLEEYLENGVPSSAYRVTMLQPILTLDAVLSDDIIQEIDYPSKFNELLCLSLRLKGDTRTFKAEANRGELVSCISCYIKDHPESTEEEALDYLKELLQKRLKELDWEYLKPDNVPTISKDYAYNIGRSYQLLYKERDGFTNSNKDIKDLVTQLLLEPVAM; encoded by the exons ATGGCTCTTTTCTCTGTTTCCCCCTCTGTTTTGAGCTCATGCTTAAAATCTCCACCCAACCATCATGTCAAGCTTTCCAATACAAGTTTGCCAAGCTTGAGCAGGAGGCGGCTTAATTCCTTCATTAATAAGGCTTCCATCACCAGTGCTGAAACTCCAATCAGGCGCACAGGCAACCATCATCCCAACTTGTGGGACGATGATATTATAAAAACTATCCAAGAGCACCAATATGAG GATTCTCATTACAAGGAGCGTGCTGAGAGGCTTATTGCAGAGATCAAGGACATGTTTAATGAAATGCCCACAGCAAAAAGTGGTAAATCTTGTGCTGAGAATGCCTTTGAGCACCTTGTGATGGTGGATAAAGTTCAACGCCTTGGAATAGATAGACatttccaaaatgaaataacacaagCACTTGATTATGTTTACAG ATATTGGAACGATTGCCCTAAAGATCTGAATACCGCAGCCTTGGGACTTCGAATCCTTCGACTGAATAGATATCCTGTTTCCGCAG ATGTGTTAAGACACTTCAAAGGAAATGATGGGCAGTTCTTGTGTTCATCAAGCCTATCAGAGGAAGAGAAGATAGGAAGTATTCTAAATCTTTATAGAGCTTCGTTAATTGCTTTTCCAGAGGAAAATATCATGGACGAAGCTAAAGCTTTTGCAGCAACATATTTAAATCAAGCTTTAGAGAAAAACAATATCAGTTCTCATCTTTTACGAGAG ATAAAGTACAACCTGGAGTATGGCTGGCACGGAAATCTGCCCAGAGTTGAAGCAAGGAATTATATGGACATATATGGGGAAAACAGATCTTGGACAGA GTTGGCTGATAATAAAGAAATTCTGAATCTGGCTAAATTGGACTTCAATATCATGCAGTCAGTCCATCGGCGAGAGCTTGAACCAATCTTAAG ATGGTGGAAGGACTTAGATTTGGATAAAGTGGAGTTTGCTCGTCATCGTCATGTGGAATATTTTGCTTTAGCATGTGCATACGCAATAGATGATAAGTATTATGTCTATAGAAGTGATTTTGCAAAGCTTTGTGCTCTTACAACAATTGTCGATGACGTCTATGACACTTATGGTACTATTGACGAGATTAAACTCTTCAATGAAGCTGTTAAGAG GTGGGATCCTTTACCTCCAAAAAGCTTTCCTGAAAATATTAAAATAGCATATAAGGCATTTCACATGGGAGTAAATGAAAGTGCTCAAGCCGCAGAGAAGACTCAAGGACGAGACACACTCCCTTACACACTCAAAGCT TGGGAAGCTTATCTCAACGCCCTTACAAAGGAAGCTCAATGGATTGTTGATGGGTACATCCCATCTTTAGaggaatatttagaaaatggtgtaCCAAGCTCAGCATATCGTGTGACCATGTTGCAACCTATATTAACATTAGATGCAGTTCTTTCAGATGACATCATTCAAGAAATAGATTATCCATCAAAGTTCAATGAACTTTTATGCCTATCCCTTAGACTAAAAGGTGACACCAGAACTTTCAAG GCTGAAGCAAATCGTGGAGAGTTAGTATCATGCATATCATGCTATATAAAAGACCATCCAGAATCTACAGAGGAAGAAGCTTTGGATTACCTTAAAGAATTATTGCAAAAACGACTCAAAGAATTAGATTGGGAGTATTTGAAACCTGATAATGTTCCAACTATAAGCAAGGACTATGCTTATAATATTGGAAGAagttaccaacttctttataaagAGAGAGATGGATTTACCAACTCTAACAAAGATATTAAAGATCTAGTTACTCAACTCCTCCTTGAACCTGTGGCAATGTAA